One window of Stenotrophomonas indicatrix genomic DNA carries:
- the parE gene encoding DNA topoisomerase IV subunit B, with product MNARYNAADIEVLSGLDPVKRRPGMYTDTARPNHLAQEVIDNSVDEALAGHARSIEITLFKDGSVEVSDDGRGMPVDIHPEEKIPGVELILTRLHAGGKFNNNNYTFSGGLHGVGVSVVNALSTLVEIHIKREGAEHRITFRNGDRASPLEVVGTVGKKNTGTRLRFWPDPKYFDTPKFAVRALKHLLRAKAVLCPGLTVKLTDEATGDVDTWYYEDGLRDYLKLELGDRESLPADLFVGNLKKDTEIVDWAVAWLPEGELVQESYVNLIPTAQHGTHANGLRTGLTEALREFCDFRNLLPRGVKLAPEDVWDRVSFVLSLKMTDPQFSGQTKERLSSRQAAGFVEGAAHDAFSLLLNQNVELGEKIAQIAIERASARLKTEKLVVRKKVTQGPALPGKLADCISQDLSRTELFLVEGDSAGGSAKQARDKDFQAILPLRGKILNTWEVSSNSVLASEEVHNLAVAIGCDPGKDDITGLRYGKVIILADADSDGLHIATLLTALFLKHFPALVDAGHVFVAMPPLFRIDVGKQVFYALDEEEKRSMLDKIEREKIKGAINVTRFKGLGEMNPPQLRESTIHPDTRRLVQLTIDDGEQTHSLMDMLLAKKRASDRKGWLESKGDLASLEV from the coding sequence ATGAACGCCCGCTATAACGCCGCCGATATTGAAGTCCTGTCCGGCCTTGACCCGGTCAAGCGCCGCCCCGGCATGTATACCGACACCGCGCGCCCGAACCACCTGGCGCAGGAAGTGATCGACAACTCGGTGGACGAAGCCCTCGCCGGCCACGCCCGCTCGATCGAGATCACCCTGTTCAAGGACGGCAGCGTGGAGGTCAGCGATGACGGCCGCGGCATGCCGGTGGACATCCATCCGGAAGAGAAGATCCCGGGCGTCGAGCTGATCCTCACCCGCCTGCATGCCGGCGGCAAGTTCAACAACAACAACTACACCTTCTCCGGCGGCCTGCATGGCGTCGGCGTCAGCGTGGTCAATGCGCTGTCGACCCTGGTGGAAATCCACATCAAGCGTGAAGGTGCCGAACACCGCATCACCTTCCGCAACGGCGACCGCGCCTCGCCGCTGGAAGTGGTCGGCACTGTCGGCAAGAAGAATACCGGTACCCGCCTGCGCTTCTGGCCGGACCCGAAGTACTTCGATACGCCCAAGTTCGCCGTGCGTGCGCTCAAGCACCTGCTGCGCGCCAAGGCCGTGCTGTGCCCGGGCCTGACCGTCAAACTGACCGACGAGGCCACCGGCGACGTCGACACCTGGTACTACGAAGACGGCCTGCGCGATTACCTGAAGCTGGAACTGGGCGATCGCGAGTCGCTGCCGGCCGACCTGTTCGTCGGCAACCTGAAGAAAGACACCGAGATCGTGGACTGGGCCGTGGCCTGGCTGCCGGAAGGCGAGCTGGTGCAGGAAAGCTACGTCAACCTGATTCCCACCGCACAGCACGGCACCCACGCCAACGGCCTGCGCACCGGCCTGACGGAGGCGCTGCGCGAATTCTGCGACTTCCGCAACCTGTTGCCGCGCGGCGTCAAGCTGGCCCCGGAAGACGTGTGGGACCGCGTGTCGTTCGTGCTGTCGCTGAAGATGACCGACCCGCAGTTCAGCGGCCAGACCAAGGAACGCCTGTCTTCGCGCCAGGCCGCCGGTTTCGTCGAAGGCGCCGCGCACGATGCGTTCAGCCTGCTGCTGAACCAGAACGTGGAGCTGGGCGAGAAGATCGCGCAGATCGCCATCGAACGCGCCAGCGCGCGCCTGAAGACCGAGAAGCTGGTCGTCCGCAAGAAGGTCACCCAGGGCCCTGCCCTGCCCGGCAAGCTGGCCGACTGCATCAGCCAGGACCTGTCGCGCACCGAGCTGTTCCTGGTCGAGGGCGACTCCGCAGGCGGCAGCGCCAAGCAGGCGCGCGACAAGGATTTCCAGGCGATCCTGCCGCTGCGCGGCAAGATCCTCAACACCTGGGAGGTCTCCTCCAACAGCGTGCTGGCCTCGGAGGAAGTACACAACCTGGCGGTAGCCATCGGCTGCGACCCGGGCAAGGATGACATCACCGGCCTGCGCTATGGCAAGGTGATCATCCTGGCCGACGCCGACTCCGACGGCCTGCATATCGCAACGCTGCTGACCGCACTGTTCCTGAAGCACTTCCCGGCGCTGGTCGATGCCGGCCACGTGTTCGTGGCGATGCCGCCGCTGTTCCGCATCGACGTGGGCAAGCAGGTGTTCTACGCCCTGGACGAGGAAGAGAAGCGCTCGATGCTGGACAAGATCGAACGCGAGAAGATCAAGGGCGCCATCAATGTGACCCGCTTCAAGGGCCTGGGCGAGATGAATCCACCGCAGCTGCGTGAATCCACCATCCATCCGGACACCCGTCGTCTGGTGCAGTTGACCATCGACGATGGCGAGCAGACCCATTCCCTGATGGACATGCTGCTGGCCAAGAAGCGCGCGTCGGATCGCAAGGGCTGGCTGGAGAGCAAGGGCGATCTGGCTTCGCTGGAAGTCTGA
- the eno gene encoding phosphopyruvate hydratase, producing the protein MSTIRSIHAREILDSRGNPTLEAEVTLEDGSFGRAAVPSGASTGTKEAVELRDGDKTRYLGKGVRKAVDNVNGAIANALKGLEATDQAALDRRLIDLDGTENKGRLGANALLGVSMAAAHAAAASSKQALWQYLAGKTGATPSLPVPMMNIINGGAHADNNVDFQEFMVLPVGFTSFSEALRAGTEIFHSLKSVLKGHGLSTAVGDEGGFAPDFRSNVEALDTILEAIGKAGYTAGEDVLLGLDVASSEFFENGKYNLVGENKRLTSEQFVDFLADWAAQYPIITIEDGLAENDWAGWKLLTDRIGKKVQLVGDDLFVTNPKIFQEGIDSGTANAILIKVNQIGTLSETLEAIALADRAGYAAVVSHRSGETEDTTIADISVATTATQIKTGSLCRSDRVAKYNQLLRIEEALGAGARYAGRDAFVSLKR; encoded by the coding sequence ATGAGTACGATCCGCAGCATCCATGCCCGTGAAATCCTCGACAGCCGTGGCAACCCCACGCTGGAAGCCGAAGTCACCCTGGAGGACGGTTCGTTCGGTCGCGCCGCGGTTCCCTCCGGCGCATCGACCGGCACCAAGGAAGCGGTGGAGCTGCGTGACGGCGACAAGACCCGTTACCTCGGCAAGGGCGTGCGCAAGGCCGTCGACAACGTCAACGGCGCCATCGCCAACGCACTGAAGGGCTTGGAGGCCACCGACCAGGCCGCCCTGGACCGTCGCCTGATCGATCTGGATGGCACCGAGAACAAGGGCCGCTTGGGCGCCAACGCATTGCTGGGTGTTTCCATGGCCGCCGCGCACGCCGCCGCTGCCTCCAGCAAGCAGGCACTGTGGCAATACCTGGCCGGCAAGACCGGCGCGACCCCGTCGCTGCCGGTGCCGATGATGAACATCATCAACGGCGGCGCGCACGCCGACAACAACGTCGATTTCCAGGAGTTCATGGTGCTGCCGGTGGGCTTCACCTCGTTCTCCGAAGCGCTGCGTGCCGGCACCGAAATCTTCCATTCGCTGAAGTCGGTGCTGAAGGGTCACGGCCTGAGCACGGCGGTGGGCGACGAAGGCGGCTTCGCACCGGACTTCCGCAGCAATGTCGAAGCGCTCGACACCATCCTCGAAGCCATCGGCAAGGCCGGCTACACCGCCGGTGAAGACGTGCTGCTGGGCCTGGACGTGGCCTCCAGCGAATTCTTCGAGAACGGCAAGTACAACCTGGTCGGCGAGAACAAGCGCCTGACCTCCGAGCAGTTCGTCGACTTCCTCGCCGACTGGGCCGCGCAGTACCCGATCATCACCATCGAAGACGGCCTGGCCGAGAACGACTGGGCGGGCTGGAAGCTGCTGACCGATCGCATCGGCAAGAAGGTGCAGCTGGTCGGCGACGACCTGTTCGTCACCAATCCGAAGATCTTCCAGGAAGGCATCGATTCGGGCACCGCCAACGCGATCCTGATCAAGGTCAACCAGATCGGTACCCTCAGCGAAACCCTCGAAGCGATCGCCCTGGCCGACCGTGCCGGTTACGCCGCCGTGGTCTCGCACCGTTCGGGTGAAACCGAAGACACCACCATTGCCGATATCTCGGTGGCCACCACCGCCACCCAGATCAAGACCGGTTCGCTGTGCCGCAGCGATCGCGTGGCCAAGTACAACCAGCTGCTGCGCATCGAGGAAGCTCTCGGCGCCGGCGCGCGTTACGCGGGTCGTGACGCGTTCGTGTCGCTGAAGCGCTGA
- a CDS encoding protein-L-isoaspartate(D-aspartate) O-methyltransferase, which yields MSPRLRLQPEAVGIGMTSQRVRDRLVDRLREAGIVDESTLNAIRVVPRHLFIDEALASRAYEDTALPIGHGQTISQPWVVARMTEAVLQVAPKKVLEVGTGSGYQAAVLGALGLEVYTVERIGDLLRQARKRFRALGMNIRTKHDDGRVGWAEHGPFDAIVVTAAAPALVDALVEQLAEGGRLVAPVGGAGAQSLVQLDRKDDGSIEQRVLAPVTFVPLLSGMLD from the coding sequence ATGAGCCCACGCCTGCGCCTGCAGCCGGAAGCGGTCGGTATCGGCATGACATCGCAGCGTGTGCGCGACCGCCTGGTCGACCGCCTGCGCGAAGCAGGCATCGTCGACGAGTCGACGCTGAACGCGATCCGGGTGGTGCCGCGTCATCTGTTCATCGATGAGGCCCTGGCGTCGCGCGCGTATGAGGACACCGCGCTGCCAATCGGCCACGGCCAGACCATTTCCCAACCGTGGGTGGTCGCGCGGATGACCGAGGCCGTGCTGCAGGTGGCGCCGAAGAAGGTGCTCGAAGTGGGCACCGGCTCGGGCTACCAGGCGGCGGTGCTCGGTGCGCTGGGGCTGGAGGTCTACACCGTCGAGCGCATCGGCGATCTGCTGCGGCAGGCGCGCAAGCGTTTCCGCGCGCTGGGCATGAACATCCGCACCAAGCACGACGACGGCCGCGTGGGCTGGGCCGAGCATGGCCCGTTCGACGCCATCGTGGTTACCGCCGCCGCACCGGCGCTGGTCGATGCCCTGGTCGAACAGTTGGCCGAAGGTGGCCGCTTGGTCGCCCCGGTCGGTGGCGCGGGCGCACAGTCGCTGGTGCAGCTCGACCGCAAGGACGACGGCAGCATCGAACAACGCGTGCTGGCGCCGGTCACCTTCGTGCCGCTGCTGTCTGGCATGCTCGATTGA
- the kdsA gene encoding 3-deoxy-8-phosphooctulonate synthase, with product MKLCGFEVGLDQPLFLIAGPCVIESMQLQLDTAGKLKEVTDKLGVNFIFKSSFDKANRTSGTAFRGPGMEEGLKVLAEVKKQIGVPVLTDVHEYTPMDEVASVVDVLQTPAFLVRQTDFIRKVCSAGKPVNIKKGQFLAPWDMKPVVEKAKATGNEQIMVCERGASFGYNNLVSDMRSLAVMRDTGCPVVFDATHSVQLPGGQGTSSGGQREHVPVLARAAVAVGISGLFAETHPDPSKALSDGPNAWPLDQMEALLETLMELDAVTKKHGFSRFA from the coding sequence ATGAAACTGTGTGGATTCGAGGTCGGGCTGGACCAGCCCCTGTTCCTGATCGCCGGCCCCTGCGTGATCGAGTCGATGCAGCTGCAGCTGGATACCGCCGGCAAGCTGAAGGAAGTGACCGACAAGCTCGGTGTGAACTTCATCTTCAAGTCCAGCTTCGACAAGGCCAACCGCACCTCCGGCACGGCCTTCCGTGGCCCGGGCATGGAAGAGGGTCTGAAGGTGCTGGCCGAGGTCAAGAAGCAGATCGGCGTGCCGGTGCTGACCGACGTTCACGAGTACACCCCGATGGATGAAGTGGCCTCGGTGGTGGACGTGCTGCAGACCCCGGCGTTCCTGGTCCGCCAGACCGACTTCATCCGCAAGGTGTGCTCGGCCGGCAAGCCGGTCAACATCAAGAAGGGCCAGTTCCTGGCGCCGTGGGACATGAAACCTGTCGTCGAGAAGGCCAAGGCCACCGGCAACGAGCAGATCATGGTCTGCGAGCGTGGCGCCAGCTTCGGCTACAACAACCTGGTCAGCGACATGCGTTCGCTGGCGGTGATGCGCGATACCGGCTGCCCGGTGGTGTTTGACGCCACCCATTCGGTGCAGTTGCCGGGCGGGCAGGGCACCAGTTCCGGTGGCCAGCGCGAGCATGTACCGGTACTGGCGCGTGCGGCGGTTGCCGTCGGCATCTCCGGCCTGTTCGCCGAAACCCATCCGGACCCGTCCAAGGCGCTGTCCGACGGCCCCAACGCGTGGCCGCTGGACCAGATGGAAGCCCTGCTCGAGACCCTGATGGAGCTTGACGCGGTGACCAAGAAGCACGGCTTCTCGCGCTTCGCGTGA
- the ispF gene encoding 2-C-methyl-D-erythritol 2,4-cyclodiphosphate synthase gives MSTSPFPPVRIGQGYDVHAFGEGDHIMLGGVAVPHSCGVLAHSDGDVILHALCDAMLGAIALGDIGQHFPPSDDRWKGADSSEFVRHCDSLLRERGWRVGNTDITVICERPKVGPHALAMRERIGELLQLPLDAVSVKATTSEKLGFTGRGEGIAAQAVVLLVAA, from the coding sequence ATGAGCACCTCCCCGTTCCCGCCCGTCCGTATCGGTCAGGGCTACGACGTCCATGCCTTCGGTGAAGGCGACCACATCATGCTCGGCGGCGTTGCGGTACCGCACAGTTGCGGCGTGCTCGCCCACAGCGATGGCGACGTCATCCTGCACGCGTTGTGCGACGCCATGCTCGGCGCGATTGCGCTGGGCGACATCGGTCAGCACTTCCCGCCCAGCGATGACCGCTGGAAAGGTGCGGACAGCAGCGAGTTCGTGCGCCACTGCGACAGCCTGCTGCGCGAGCGCGGCTGGCGTGTCGGCAACACCGACATCACCGTAATCTGCGAGCGGCCCAAGGTCGGCCCGCATGCCCTGGCCATGCGTGAGCGCATCGGTGAGCTGCTGCAGCTGCCGTTGGATGCGGTCAGCGTCAAGGCCACCACGTCCGAGAAGCTGGGTTTCACCGGGAGGGGCGAAGGCATCGCCGCGCAGGCCGTCGTTCTGCTGGTGGCCGCATGA
- a CDS encoding CTP synthase produces the protein MTPLIFVTGGVVSSLGKGIAAASLAAILEARGLKVTMMKLDPYINVDPGTMSPFQHGEVYVTDDGAETDLDLGHYERFVRTRLSRKNSVTTGRIYEEVIRKERRGDYLGATVQVIPHITDEIRRCMDEATEGFDVALVEIGGTVGDIESLPFLEAIRQVRTERGPEKALFMHLTLVPYIAAAGELKTKPTQHSVKELRSIGIQPDVLLCRSEQPVPDSERRKIAQFTNVSERAVISVPDVDVLYRIPMGLHAQGLDEIVINQLKLADKAGPADLSMWEDAVDATLHPLDAVTIAVVGKYIDHQDAYKSVGEALKHGGLRQRTKVTLKWLEAQDLEGSDMSALADVDGILVPGGFGDRGFEGKVLTSQYAREQKVPYFGICYGMQAAVVDYARHVVGLEDANSTENDRQSPNPVIGLITEWRTATGDVEKRDDKSDLGGTMRLGLQEQRLKPGTLARELYGKDVVAERHRHRYEFNNRYRTQLEDAGLVIAGKSMDDTLVEVVELPRDQHPWFLACQAHPEFLSTPRDGHPLFIGFIRAARERKAGGKLLQEVRA, from the coding sequence ATGACTCCCTTGATTTTCGTAACCGGCGGCGTGGTGTCCTCGCTCGGCAAAGGTATTGCCGCCGCGTCACTGGCCGCCATTCTCGAAGCGCGCGGCCTGAAGGTCACGATGATGAAGCTCGATCCGTACATCAACGTCGACCCGGGCACCATGAGCCCGTTCCAGCACGGTGAGGTCTATGTCACCGACGACGGCGCCGAAACCGATCTCGACCTGGGCCACTACGAGCGCTTCGTGCGCACCCGCCTGAGCCGCAAGAACTCGGTCACCACCGGTCGCATCTACGAAGAAGTGATCCGCAAGGAGCGCCGCGGCGACTACCTGGGTGCGACCGTGCAGGTCATTCCGCACATCACCGATGAGATCCGTCGCTGCATGGACGAAGCCACCGAGGGCTTCGACGTGGCCCTGGTGGAGATCGGCGGCACCGTCGGTGACATCGAGTCGCTGCCGTTCCTGGAGGCGATCCGCCAGGTGCGCACCGAGCGTGGCCCGGAAAAGGCGCTGTTCATGCACCTCACCCTGGTGCCGTACATCGCCGCGGCGGGTGAACTGAAGACCAAGCCGACCCAGCACTCCGTGAAGGAACTGCGCTCGATCGGCATCCAGCCGGACGTGCTGCTGTGCCGCTCGGAACAGCCGGTGCCGGATTCGGAGCGTCGCAAGATCGCCCAGTTCACCAACGTCTCCGAGCGCGCGGTGATCAGCGTGCCCGACGTCGATGTGCTGTACCGCATTCCGATGGGCCTGCACGCACAGGGCCTGGACGAGATCGTCATCAACCAGCTGAAGCTGGCCGACAAGGCAGGCCCGGCCGACCTGTCGATGTGGGAAGACGCCGTCGATGCCACCCTGCATCCGCTGGATGCGGTGACCATCGCGGTGGTCGGCAAGTACATCGACCACCAGGACGCCTACAAGTCGGTCGGCGAGGCGCTCAAGCACGGCGGCCTGCGCCAGCGCACCAAGGTCACCCTGAAGTGGCTGGAGGCGCAGGACCTGGAAGGCAGCGACATGTCCGCGCTGGCCGATGTCGACGGCATCTTGGTGCCGGGTGGTTTCGGCGACCGTGGCTTCGAAGGCAAGGTCCTGACCTCTCAGTACGCCCGTGAGCAGAAGGTGCCGTACTTTGGCATCTGCTACGGCATGCAGGCTGCCGTGGTCGACTACGCGCGCCACGTGGTGGGCCTGGAAGACGCCAACAGCACCGAGAACGATCGCCAGTCGCCGAACCCGGTGATCGGCCTGATCACCGAGTGGCGCACCGCCACCGGCGACGTGGAAAAGCGTGACGACAAGAGCGACCTGGGCGGCACCATGCGCCTTGGCCTGCAGGAGCAGCGCCTGAAGCCGGGCACGCTGGCCCGCGAGCTGTACGGCAAGGACGTGGTCGCCGAGCGCCACCGCCACCGTTACGAGTTCAACAACCGCTACCGCACCCAGCTGGAAGACGCAGGCCTGGTGATCGCCGGCAAGTCGATGGATGACACCCTGGTGGAAGTGGTTGAACTGCCGCGCGACCAGCATCCGTGGTTCCTGGCCTGCCAGGCGCACCCGGAATTCCTGTCCACCCCGCGTGATGGCCACCCGCTGTTCATCGGCTTCATCCGTGCCGCGCGCGAGCGCAAGGCCGGTGGCAAGCTGCTGCAGGAAGTGCGCGCCTGA
- the ftsB gene encoding cell division protein FtsB gives MRDWRWLLLLLALLLAWLQYRFWFGPGNSGEVMMLEAQVANQERDNDGLQQRNDALAAEVKDLKEGQSAIEERARSELGMIKPGEKFYRVVEDAPTRPAQPAPVTAQAGDHPADVP, from the coding sequence ATGCGCGACTGGCGCTGGCTGCTGTTGTTGCTGGCCCTGCTGCTGGCATGGCTGCAGTACCGTTTCTGGTTCGGCCCGGGCAATTCGGGTGAAGTGATGATGCTCGAAGCCCAGGTCGCCAACCAGGAGCGGGACAATGACGGTCTGCAGCAGCGCAACGATGCGCTTGCTGCCGAAGTGAAGGACCTCAAGGAAGGCCAGTCCGCCATCGAAGAACGCGCGCGCAGCGAGCTGGGCATGATCAAGCCCGGCGAGAAGTTCTATCGCGTCGTGGAAGATGCACCGACGCGCCCGGCGCAGCCTGCGCCGGTCACGGCCCAGGCCGGCGACCATCCGGCGGACGTGCCATGA
- the ispD gene encoding 2-C-methyl-D-erythritol 4-phosphate cytidylyltransferase — protein sequence MSAAIWVVVPAAGRGTRFGAPLPKQYLQAGGQTLLAHTLDTLLAHPAVAGAMVVIGADDADWPGWTEWAGKPVLTCTGGATRAASVLAGLQALPDSVRADEFVLVHDAARPNLSQADLGRLLEVGRTDPVGAILAAPVRDTLKRAGDDGGIDGTEPRERLWRALTPQLFRRHQLIRALSEAAAAGIDVTDDAMAMERQGQRPLLVEGSEDNFKVTTPADLDRFEFVLSRRAG from the coding sequence ATGAGCGCGGCGATCTGGGTGGTTGTTCCGGCCGCAGGGCGCGGCACGCGTTTTGGTGCGCCGTTGCCCAAGCAGTACCTGCAGGCGGGCGGGCAGACCCTGCTCGCCCATACCCTGGACACGCTGCTGGCACACCCGGCCGTGGCCGGGGCGATGGTAGTGATCGGTGCGGACGATGCCGATTGGCCTGGCTGGACCGAATGGGCCGGCAAACCGGTGCTGACCTGCACCGGTGGCGCCACCCGCGCCGCCTCGGTGCTGGCGGGGCTGCAGGCCCTGCCGGACAGTGTGCGTGCCGATGAATTCGTGCTGGTGCACGACGCGGCGCGTCCGAACCTGTCGCAGGCCGATCTTGGCCGCCTGCTGGAAGTGGGGCGCACCGATCCGGTCGGCGCCATTCTGGCCGCGCCGGTGCGAGACACCCTCAAGCGCGCCGGTGATGATGGCGGTATCGATGGCACCGAGCCGCGTGAGCGCCTGTGGCGTGCACTGACGCCGCAGCTGTTCCGCCGTCACCAACTGATCCGCGCCTTGTCCGAAGCGGCCGCCGCCGGTATCGATGTCACCGACGACGCCATGGCCATGGAGCGCCAGGGCCAGCGCCCTCTGCTGGTGGAAGGCAGCGAGGACAACTTCAAGGTCACCACCCCGGCCGATCTCGATCGTTTCGAATTCGTACTCTCCCGCCGCGCCGGCTGA
- a CDS encoding Smr/MutS family protein produces MSHPEDEDPAALFRAAIGEVTPLRKEVEPAPAAPRPKPRARMAERDDAEAAGEFARLLRDNAPLEAGDVASYRRDNLPPRLFQRLKRGQYSVQDELDLHGATAAQAEMMLRQFLLEAHAHEYGCVRIIHGKGLQSDGSAPVLKNLVDRLLRLRNDVLAFHSAPTGQGGTGALLVLLARR; encoded by the coding sequence ATGTCGCACCCTGAAGACGAAGATCCGGCTGCATTGTTCCGTGCCGCCATCGGCGAAGTGACGCCGCTGCGCAAGGAAGTGGAGCCCGCGCCTGCCGCGCCGCGCCCGAAGCCACGCGCGCGCATGGCCGAGCGCGACGACGCCGAAGCCGCCGGTGAGTTCGCCCGGCTGCTGCGCGACAACGCTCCCCTCGAAGCGGGCGACGTTGCCAGCTACCGGCGCGACAACCTGCCACCACGCCTGTTCCAGCGCCTGAAGCGCGGGCAGTACTCGGTACAGGACGAACTGGACCTGCATGGTGCCACTGCCGCGCAGGCCGAGATGATGCTGCGCCAGTTCCTGCTGGAGGCGCACGCCCACGAGTACGGCTGCGTGCGCATAATCCATGGCAAGGGCCTGCAGTCCGATGGCAGTGCGCCGGTGTTGAAGAACCTGGTGGACCGGCTGTTGCGCCTGCGCAACGACGTGTTGGCGTTCCATTCCGCCCCAACCGGGCAAGGCGGCACCGGCGCATTGCTGGTGCTGCTGGCGCGGCGCTGA
- the truD gene encoding tRNA pseudouridine(13) synthase TruD, translating to MIPLPLAFGAPLLQARIRTTPEDFQVDELPAFEATGEGEHLLLHIRKRGANTVHVAKVLAKWAGLPEMAVSYAGMKDRNAVTTQRFSVHLPKRVAPDLAELASDEIEVIDSTWHNRKLQRGALAGNRFRLVLRDVRGDAAAIDERLQQIAMRGLPNWFGEQRFGRDGGNVPAALAMFGGRRMRKDQRSLLLSAARSALFNRVLAARVEHGSWDQPLQGEVWMLDGSRSVFGPEPYSEVLAERLARFDIHPSGPLWGEGELRSSDAARELELAALDDDESKALRVGLEEARLKQERRALRLRPALLQHQWLADDVLELSFALPPGCYATAVLHELGPVEDASQA from the coding sequence ATGATCCCGCTGCCGCTCGCGTTCGGTGCGCCGTTGCTGCAGGCGCGCATCCGCACCACCCCGGAAGACTTCCAGGTCGATGAACTGCCGGCCTTCGAGGCGACGGGTGAAGGCGAGCACCTGCTGCTGCATATCCGCAAGCGTGGCGCCAATACGGTGCACGTGGCCAAAGTGCTGGCCAAGTGGGCGGGCCTGCCGGAAATGGCGGTCAGCTATGCCGGCATGAAGGATCGCAACGCGGTCACCACCCAGCGTTTCAGCGTACATCTGCCCAAGCGCGTCGCGCCCGATCTGGCCGAGCTGGCCAGTGACGAGATCGAGGTGATCGACTCCACCTGGCACAACCGCAAGCTGCAGCGCGGTGCGCTGGCGGGCAACCGCTTCAGGCTGGTGCTGCGTGATGTGCGGGGTGACGCTGCGGCAATCGACGAGCGCCTGCAGCAGATCGCCATGCGCGGCCTGCCGAACTGGTTCGGGGAGCAGCGCTTCGGTCGCGATGGCGGCAATGTGCCGGCTGCGCTGGCGATGTTCGGTGGTCGCCGCATGCGCAAGGACCAGCGTTCGCTGCTGTTGTCGGCGGCCCGTTCGGCGCTGTTCAACCGGGTGCTGGCCGCGCGCGTGGAGCACGGCAGCTGGGACCAGCCGCTGCAGGGTGAAGTGTGGATGCTGGACGGCAGTCGTAGCGTGTTCGGTCCCGAGCCGTACAGCGAGGTGCTGGCCGAGCGCCTGGCGCGCTTCGACATCCACCCCAGCGGCCCGCTGTGGGGCGAGGGTGAGCTGCGCAGCAGTGACGCCGCCCGCGAGCTGGAACTGGCGGCGCTGGATGATGATGAATCCAAGGCGTTGCGTGTCGGCCTGGAAGAGGCGCGGCTGAAGCAGGAGCGACGCGCGCTGCGGCTGCGTCCGGCGTTGCTGCAGCATCAGTGGCTGGCCGATGACGTGCTGGAGCTGTCCTTCGCACTGCCGCCGGGCTGCTACGCCACGGCTGTCCTGCACGAGCTTGGGCCGGTAGAAGACGCGTCGCAGGCCTGA
- the surE gene encoding 5'/3'-nucleotidase SurE produces MRILVSNDDGVDAAGIRMLASVLREAGHEVTVVAPDRDRSGASNSLTLDLPIRLKRIDHYTVSVAGTPTDCVHLALTGLLEFEPDIVVSGINNAANLGDDVIYSGTVSAAMEGRFLGLPAVAVSLVTRNHDPKHFETAARAAVEIVARLKADPLPADTILNVNVPDLPWSEVKGFEVTRLGNRHRAEGCIAQKDPRGNEVYWIGPAGREQDSGPGTDFHAVRTGHISITPIQVDLTRYQALEKVASWVGGLTAALDQPA; encoded by the coding sequence ATGCGTATCCTGGTCAGCAATGATGACGGTGTCGACGCGGCAGGCATCCGGATGCTTGCATCCGTGCTGCGCGAGGCCGGGCACGAAGTCACGGTGGTCGCACCCGACCGCGATCGCTCCGGCGCCAGCAATTCGCTGACCCTGGATCTGCCGATCCGGCTCAAGCGCATCGACCACTACACCGTGTCGGTGGCAGGCACGCCCACCGACTGCGTGCACCTTGCGCTGACCGGGCTGCTGGAATTCGAGCCTGACATCGTCGTGTCCGGTATCAACAATGCCGCCAATCTCGGCGACGACGTGATCTATTCCGGCACCGTCTCGGCGGCGATGGAAGGTCGTTTTCTTGGCCTGCCCGCTGTTGCGGTGTCGCTGGTGACCCGCAACCACGACCCGAAGCATTTCGAGACGGCGGCGCGTGCCGCGGTGGAGATCGTTGCCCGCCTCAAGGCCGATCCGCTGCCGGCCGACACCATCCTCAACGTCAATGTGCCAGACCTGCCGTGGAGCGAGGTCAAGGGCTTTGAAGTCACCCGCCTGGGCAATCGCCATCGCGCCGAAGGCTGCATTGCGCAGAAAGACCCGCGCGGCAACGAGGTGTACTGGATCGGCCCGGCTGGCCGCGAGCAGGATTCCGGCCCCGGCACCGATTTCCATGCAGTGCGCACCGGCCACATTTCGATCACCCCGATCCAGGTCGACCTGACCCGCTACCAGGCGCTGGAAAAGGTCGCCAGCTGGGTCGGCGGCCTCACCGCCGCGCTGGACCAGCCGGCATGA